The segment GGATCAGGATCTCATTGATTTGCCTTTAGCTGAACAAAAATCACTATAGATTTCATTCCGTGACATCAGTAAGTATTATTGAACTAGAAGATTTTCTGGACAATCTATGTAATTGATGAACTGATACGTTTGAATGCTctacatatatattcttaagATAGGTCTAAGCAAATAAGTTGATCTTATTAAAAtctaaaataattatatattttttgcGTAGAATCAAAGAGCATTTGAAAATAGAATATTTCAATTCATGACAACTATATTAGAAACGAAGGACTAAAATAGTGCTTCTCCTACACAACACTCATTTATATTCAATCAGTCGTATTTATTATCTTTAACGATAGATGTTCTTGTAATGAATGTCTTGTTTAGATTTATCTTAATGGAAGGTTTAGCATCGTCTGGATATTCATGAAACATACATTAAAATTAACTCAATTCGTCGTATTTTGAactttatttaaactatttgtaGACATTATTGCCACAAACTCACCAAAACCTCTACTATAATGAGTACTAACTAGTCATAAATCGTCTAAGATTGGATAAAAGTGAGATTAATTTTACCACAccttttaaatgatttatgtaGGTAGTTTGAAGGGGAATCGATCACTATTACAATAGTTTTTATTACAAATTGATATAATtctcaaagttgaattcacaagtcaatCTAAGTcaggccaccattgaaaacctggtttTCAATAGTATTTCATTATGGTTCATCAAGTTTACTATCACCTcccattaaaacaaattatccCATCTATATTTGTATAAGTAAAagtaaaattaatataaaatatCATGAGTTACGTAAAAGAACCAACTATGCTAATTCTACATTAAACTGCAATAACGAAAGACAGATTTATTTTATCTTCAAATGTAAAACTAAACTTCGCCGTTTTATATACCCTAGTGAAGAAAGCATATTTCAAGATATATATAACCTATTCGAAAAGCCAACAGGTAATGcaaaacattattttaaaaaattttgccTCAATACAATGTTCAGCCAACACTATGTAATAAGCTAACattatataaaacaaataatggAATCAGTTTTAATTTTACAATCATAGGATACACATCTGTAAAAAAACAAATTACTGTACAGTTATTAAAAGATTATTTTAACATGAAAGACTGAGTTGACAGaggtcaaataaaaaaaatattgttccATAATATTCAAAAATTTACATTTCATACAATATTATCATCATTCTGAACATCTTCAGCGTATTCATTATCATGATTTTCAGTGTAAATATTTCCTTGTGGGTCTTCATATTCGAAGGATCCTTGAATATTAACTGTTTGATCGTTTTCTACAATAGCTTCAGCCTGATGGTCAACAATTTCTTCTTCATCGGGTCCAGTAGGAGATATTGGATAAATTACAGATGAGTGTTCACTTTGATGTTCAAAGTCTTTTATCGATTGTCTATCACTAAAACTGTAATTTTCGCATCCAGGAGACCTTTGGGGTATTGGCGGTGGTGATTCTGATCGTTCCCTTGATCTACTTCTTTGACTATACCTTGATGATGACCTAGAAGGCAAAGATGGTGGCTTGCGAGTAGCTGCTATTAAAGGTACACCGAAACGATCTACTGGATGTACCATCTCCGTGGCAAGTAAGGCTGCTGGAAAACCTGATGCAGTGGCCATACGTCGCGATTTATCTTTCTTACCTTGCTTAGAGGTTTTGTGTTCTATCTGTCCCTTTGTTAAAGTCATTTGCATTGGATATTTTTCATTGTTCTGGTTTCTTAACGACGGGTTTTTAGCATATGTATCTGACGGTAGAGGCTGATCAAACCTATTAAATGTAGAAGCTGGTGATGGTGGTTTTCTTGAGATACTCCCCGTAAGTCTACGCTCTGACGAAACGGTTAATCGTCTTTGCCAATAAGCCATCCATAATTCACCGATTGTATCACCTgctactaaatctccataattTTGTGCAATCAATCGAAGTAAAAATACCCCATCTGGACCCATATGATTATCAACAAACTGTTCAAAACCTTTTTCGAATTTGTCATATTGACGTATTGTTATTAACTGTTGTTGAATCCAAGTAAGTCTGACAGTTCTTGTACCTATTCTTCTAATCCATATAATCATGCTACCGAATGTGACAATGCCGACTAAGAAAAACCACAGCCATAAAAATATGTATATCTTCTCTAAGAACATATTGATTGGGAGAACACATTGCAAAGTGTAGCTGAAAGTAGGAAAAAAAGTGATGAAAATTTTACTATGAATAGTTGATAATACTAGCTTATTTTCTAAGAATAAGAAATATAATTATCTGAAAATAGTAACCTTGGGCTTACTAGTGTTCAAAGTGTGAAGCTCACAATTTCATACTTGAACTGTTTACTTGTCACCATAAAAATATATGAGTTATTTGGCGTATCTCAAGTTTagtgttttaaatatttaatctaGATGAAAGAATCCTTTAGATATCTTGAATCCAATCTCTTACACCTACACATCtttatatttgaaaatgattttcaTCCAAAAATGAGACCAACTCGGGAATCATAATATTTAGAAAGCACTGAGGACAGAACGAACTCAAAGGCCAGCAGATGATGCCAGCTTTTGGTGACAACCCTCTTTGGACCACAATTTTCCATTCAATGAACACCTTAGCGAACATTTATCGTAGCCTGAAGTCTTAATCGATAACCGTGACCGGTTGAAGGCAATATAAACACTGATGAGATAGAAGCTAACTGATGATGGCGATTTTTGATCGCTTCGTATTGCAAATTGATTACAGCTGGAAATATAAACTCTCAAACAAACCTTATTCCCATGTACTTAATTTCATATTGGGGTTGCAAGCACACTCTTCTTAAGAGTAGGAGATCGAAAATAAACAGTTTCTCTATGAAATCTGATTATATAGTTCTCCGAATTAAGTCAGTTCTTAAGGAAAATCATCTTCAAGCAACATATTATCCAAATCATTAGACCACAGATAGAAAGATGAATGAGAGAAACTAATATTTACCATATACCATGGCCTGAATAGTTCTAGGTTTTTCATATATGGAATCCATTGTTGTAAATTGGAATGATAAAAAATACAATAGCTTTATTTAGCACAGTGCTCAACAATTCCTTTTTCTAATTATCATACTTACCACTATAAATTGAAGTGAGAAAATCAAGAGTTATTCATATAGTTTATTAATCTATAACATATCTCGAATATAACCATTTCACGGTTTTCAGATGTTATGGATTTTTTCTGCTCATGATTGGAGATTTTTTTAGCTCGAAAAGAGAATTTTGAAGGATTAAACATATTCAACTATTCATTTTACTTCAGTCAAAATTCATCGAAGACACATATTCATGTAAagattatatacatataaagtTTTCAAACTACATAGTTTGTTATCGAAATGAAGCACTGACAGCAATAACACGGACGCAATAGTGGATGGAATggaaaaaaatataatattgatgtAGTTAGTACTGTATGAATGTATCAGTAAGCAACTGAATATCGAATCTTAATGTTATTCATTATCTCTAGTGTCGCATTTAACAGTTTTCTTCCTATAAATACTTTTGTAATGCATCAAGTATTTCGCTGACAATTCGTTTACTAAATATCATTTAACTACAGTTTATTTCGATGATTTAAGCAGAAAAATTATTGGACAATAAGGGTAAGTTGAGTTCAAAAGCTTATTAGTTCATTGACGATGACATTTCAAGTAAATACTTAATGTTTCCAAATCATTATACGCTGAGTTATATAACTAGGATGGTCggcgagaccataatttatggaagaacaaatcaggtataagataacaggtctcagATNNNNNNNNNNNNNNNNNNNNNNNNNNNNNNNNNNNNNNNNNNNNNNNNNNNNNNNNNNNNNNNNNNNNNNNNNNNNNNNNNNNNNNNNNNNNNNNNNNNNNNNNNNNNNNNNNNNNNNNNNNNNNNNNNNNNNNNNNNNNNNNNNNNNNNNNNNNNNNNNNNNNNNNNNNNNNNNNNNNNNNNNNNNNNNNNNNNNNNNNNNNNNNNNNNNNNNNNNNNNNNNNNNNCTCACCAATTTGTCAATAATAAAGAAATTAATTCTTTGATTTCAGTTGAATAATCATTTTTTAGATACAGAAATCTCACAGAATCGTGTTTTCATAAACTCAGTTTGTTACTTGGTTATAGAGGAATCGATACATCACCACTGAAAATTAAAGATTTTTTCTGTTACTATTTTCTTCTTCGTTGCAGAATGCTTTTTAGATTAAAAATCAATCTAACTGACAAATTGGCTCAAACACAACTTGTGTACCAATAAACATGATGATTCCATGGTAGTTTTAACGAAGGTTCACTGTATACACAACTGAGTAACTCCAGACTACAGTCGAAGGTTCTGACAGACATCATTTGTTAATGAAACGTTACTATGGACCTGATTGATTTGAATTAAACTTTTGATGAATAATGTGAACGACCAAATATAAAATTGTCAGCATTCTAGAAAAACATTATGCGTAAAACTTCTCTCTCTTTTAATCAATAGGGCAATAATATGTACTACTTACAGCAGGAAAGCaaataaatacaaatgaaaaacaaGCTTCATTGATAAGAGAAGCTAACCTAGATagataataatggtaaatcCGTATATTAAGCTAATCAGACAGACTCTTGAAAAACATTTACATAAGCTGAATGGCTTCTTCATCATTTCTACTCAATTATTTATAGTTGCCACTATTTATAAAACGCCCACTTTTCAGGCCGTAACAACAAAATCTAGCTAATGAATTCACTAACTAACTTCACATCACCCACTGTACTAATTCATTAACTTTTTCGTATGTGGTTCGAAATGAGAACGAAAGAGTATTATTTAGAACAAATAGGTCATGGCCAGCGGTGAATCGAAGGATGCACGTTTTGTGCTCACTATAAACCGTCGGCTGGATTTATTTTCATCCCAATGTTAATGTTTACTAGTTAAAGGTGTTAGCGGCTATCTGAATGTAGTATTTTAGTGTATAACGCATTCGCAATTGAAGTGAATATACCGGTTTCGAGTCTATGTGTGAACACCAGCACTAGTGACctggtacatccaactgacaagtaCTAAATTCCACTACTGCCACCATCTATTCTAAAAAATCTCTAAACAATCCATGTATAAAGGCAATGCATATGGAATGCTCACATGCCGACAAAAACTGGTCATAATTCatgaacattattcaaactCTTGTGAATAACGATATAAAAGAATGCTACCGTTcaagttattactattatctaataaattaaaattaaacactTGCGCATGAATCATTTCTGAAGATTTAAATAGTCATCGATAGGAAAAGCGAACTATATTGGTCTCTTAGTTAGCACTTCGTTAAAGTTGACAAtatgtcacaattgattgatcactgggtggtgatcaatctcatgcgtgtcaggtccttagtgctgatcaaatgctatcgatcaagttgcaatgtggccaccagtctaggtggctcaacattgcgtgcactatatatattaaggtaacatggtggttggaggtggtcaacaggaaNNNNNNNNNNNNNNNNNNNNNNNNNNNNNNNNNNNNNNNNNNNNNNNNNNNNNNNNNNNNNNNNNNNNNNNNNNNNNNNNNNNNNNNNNNNNNNNNNNNNNNNNNNNNNNNNNNNNNNNNNNNNNNNNNNNNNNNNNNNNNNNNNNNNNNNNNNNNNNNNNNNNNNNNNNNNNNNNNNNNNNNNNNNNNNNNNNNNNNNNcctacaggaggtcggtcgcggcccgaatagctcagtggtaacgtctctgactgtgaagctgagtgacacgggatcgaatccgccagagagcatcagttccctcaagattacaggtacaccttgctgacgtgtgccaagtagcacgaaacctcggtccagggtttcctgttgaccacctccaaccaccatgttgACAATATGTATTTATCATAAAATTAGATGAAAAgtacattaatttttttatcgCGAAACAGTCATCAGTAAGTATCTGATTGGAAATGAAAGTTGCTTAGCACGAACATACTACAAATCTATAAGAAGTAATTTTCAGCTCAGATAGAACCTGAACAAATAACTCTCAAGCTGAATAGTAACTACTGAATTCTTATGTAATAGTTAAACTTGAACATAGTTGACGTATGATCTGAAAGTTATAAATATAATTTCACTTAAAATCAAATGTATTCATCTCTAAGAAATATATTGTATCAACAAATAATCAGATTTGTGTATCCCCAAATTTTGAATGATCATTTAACTATTTTTAGATCGTTAAGAAACATTCAGTAAAATCAAATCAATACCATATTAATCAATCATAATTTTGTATATAATCACCACTAAATTTGGCACTAACACCGTATattcttttgtttttcattcaAACTAGAAAACCACAAAATAATCTTGATTTTCTACTCGCCTAAtgacaaatgaaataaatgacaATCAAATGTGTAATCCAGTACACACATATACTGATTTCttccaataaaataaaaagtcataTGTGTGCACGTATCAAGATTGTTTATTCAACTCATTTTAAAACAATTGCCCCTTTAAATTTCCTTGCATTTCGTACACTTTCTTCATGTCATGGTAAAAGTGAAATCATTAAACCAGACATATCGTCATGTTATTATTTTCTAACTGAAATAATTCATTGAAAACTTAAATGGAGAATGGGACTTTGTAACCAAGTTCCTTGACCGTCACTCATTTACCAACAATTTGTTACTATTTCCAATATGAGATTGTGGGAATTGTTAGATTTCATTGGGACCATGAACAAATTAACGttagaacaccattgaaaaactggaatCATTTGAacgctgttttgtcctagtatgagactcctcagaagtgagcattcacgatcccacacttAAAATTTGAATCCAGAACCTTCGGTGAGAAACTGCCTCTCACTTGACACAATTGAACTCCTATGGTCACGGCTTCTCGCAAGAGTGAAATACAGTGTGAGGTAATTACTCACCGAAGACGATGAAAGATGGTCCTGTAAATTCGTGGATTTATTatggttagacattaacactctagaccgaaggtcctgaattTCATTTCAGAACGCGAAATCgaggacgcgcactgctgaggagtctcacactagggCAAAATGGCCGCCCAGTTTTTTCAGGCATTcagtgatggtctaacattattcggttcatgatttaagtgagatttgttattatttattgtctCTTTATTATCATCCATATCTTCATCCCTATCTTTTTATGAATTTATTCTCAACACATAAATACAAATCAATCCTAAATATTATGTTCAATAAATTGTTTCTTCTTATTTCTTAATTGATTGCGGTATTTGGAAATCTtttataatactactaatagtgTAGATAAAGGCCATTttcagctgatgagaaaccgtgaaatttaactaattcatattattctgcaaaTCTTGTTCTCGCTTTATTTATACATCATCCTGTTACCCTACCGTTGGATTTCCTAAGCCTAACTGAAAATAAAAAACTACTTTGTAGGTGATTGTATCTATCGTCTAATACTGAGAATACCAAAAATATGGTTTTCAACACTATAACAACGATGAAGACTTTGAGTGAACTAGTAATGATACTCCGTTAGAACCACTATCCACCTAGTGTTTTCAAATGTGATTCATATATAcgaatagaaaaattaaaaaaaagaaaattaccaCAGTAAAACCTTTTCTTTAAAATGTGCTAATTTTACAATAATAATGGCATTTACCAAAATTGTGCCAATTCAAAGAAATATGTGGGTGAGTAAACAATAAAACGTTGCATTTCAATAACTGCACGCGATTGGCTTTCTTTATATAAATTCGAACAAAGCAAGAATAAGCAAATACAAATCTTTTCGTATTGCTTTGTTTTAAAGTGTAATCATTCCTAATTTGTTTatatgaaatattaaataataaaagctTTAGGATGGTATCATGATATCATACACAATACTCAAATGACAGTGATGAAAACTGAACAAAGATTTAACACAGCTTTCATGGTTTATATCGGATAATTCAAGCTAAGCAGGCTAAAGGTATGAAAGTAGGATTATTTGCGTATGAGTTTTTGTTGACAAGATATTTTGCAAATATGATAAAAtctataatgaattatttatccAAATTTCTATTCCTAAACAACTTAGAATATACACTTCATTACAAAGCAAACTAAATCGAAACAGACTTTATCGTGAGTAGTTTATTGGGCATTCAATAATGAGTTAAAGTCAAAATCTATTGGTTACAGAGTACAATATATTCATTAGGTTATGTTATGCATCATCTTGAAATCATCTCTAATTTTGTCGAGGAACAATGTAACCTCAACTATCTGAAATGAATAATGTATTTTTCTAAGAGTTCGAATACGTCTTAAAAACTAACGACAACAGAACTTTTGTTTTGACTGACACGTAACGTAATAATGTAATCTGACGTACACAACTTAGTGAATAATTTCCcgttaataatcaataactgTCAAGCGAAACTTGAAATCTGAGAATGACATTTATTTCTCATCAGTCATCCATTGATATTATTTTTGTAATCAAATATCTGTGTGTCAGCATGTTTGCGAATCAACCGAACTGTCATAACAATCCAAATGGTTTATACATGTATATACTTCCTGTATACTAAAACATAACTTACTCTAaagtaattcaataaaataatacacTACTTATGACAAACTTTTTCCTTCAATATTTTCCGTTAGTTACTTTgatagaaatgaatgaaataaaaaaagatacGGCACTGGAattaaatcatttcaataaTGAGAATGAAGTCCTGTTTTTGCTAAAGAAAATATacacaatacacacagtatgcacatatgccaactagagacggaccagttgcagccctaaaacatcaatgggaagattcaaacaaataataataattgaatttgAAAGATATAATTGTTGCTATTCAGACAATCATTTCTAATTTCTTAAGTAAATTAACGGGAAGGATAAAAGTTAATAAATGTTTCgatttaaattcacatggtgttgtttacttgtatcttcccatttttatttagggctgcaattgatcattctcttgttggtatatgtgtatactgtgcggaCTACCTCggtattgcctgaagtcacaagctttaaaagcaaagatggatagtggctagcagtggaatccaggacgcgcgtctcgccctatttgggactcgtcagctggaagtacttgcaataggaagatacaagtaaacaacaccatgtgaatttaaacctcacctcattgcacaagcaggtggctatcagggctcagtagataagtggataacgtgatggcatttgaagcggacggtactgggttcgtgtcccagagtgaacatcaagtctgagatgcaggtacgtccagctgaagagtcccgaataggacgaaacgcgcgtcctggattccactgctaaccactatccgtctttgctcaTAAATGTTTGGATTTAAGTTTGCTATAGTTTAcctaataaaaaaacaaacagttaaACTAAATAGCTGACATTTAAGTCTGAAGTTTTTCTTCCTACTGAAGGAATTCTTAAAAGAAAATAGCCAAGTTAACTCTTACCAACAATATCGTTTACATCTGAATCTAGAAAAACTCTTTTTTCACGATGTTCTACTTTGAAAAATAATGAAGTAGCATGTCTAATTAAGTTATCTATGAGGCCCAATTATGTAGCATCCGAGCATTTGTTCTACTCAGGTGTATATTCGGCCACTATTTAACGAACGACGTTTTACGAACCTACTGAATTCATTGTTTGACTGtgattaatttgaatataattCATCTTATAAACGCTATACGAATGATTAGTATTCTTGATATACATATGCTACTAACAAGAATAATAAGAAAGATAATGttttatcataaatatatgGTATTATTTTCCATTAACTTACTAATGACTTTGTGCCAGCTTCTTTGCTTCAAAATCACAGAATGTCACTCTAGGAAAATGACCAGATTCTTCCCATTGTCTTCCTCTGGCGAGATCGTACAGTACTCTAATTCCATAAAAATTATATTCCACACCAGTATAATACTCAAGCAGAAAAATTTGTCCAATTACATTGGATAAATAAATTAGCTTCACGagcatatataagcgaacaagaAAATTTCCTTGATACCTACACGGCGGTATGTGGGTGGTACGAGTTTTTTGTGGATGTTTCGGTGTATGTGTTCCCCAGCATGAACAACAAGTACTTGAATTTTGCGAAGGTTCTTCGATTGTCAACTCATTCACAGTCTGCGAACAATCATCAAACCTTTTATGAGCAGAATAGTAACTGTTTGGCATCGCAACTGTTTCCAAATTATCTGGTAAACTTGTTTGAGGTGTTAACTTAGATGATTTGTTGCTGTACTGTTGATAACTGGATGTTGACTTACGCTTTCTGCAGGGTTTGCGAAAACAAGAAGAAAATGTAAAACACCTTTTCCTTTGATGCATTGCCAGTCTTTGAACTGTTGAATTTTGTTCATATTCTGTCAGCTCTGAAGCTAACCCCGATCTAGTTCTACTTGAAGCACTGCTGTGAATGCGATTTACACTTCTTTGACCATGTCTAAAGACACCACTTTCTATTTCTGGAAGGTAAAATCCACTCTGACTTTTAGAAGACTGTGTTCGAATGCTATAGCTATTTTTCTTGAGCTTTTGATCTGAACCAAGGATAAAAGCTCGACGTAGTTCTCGTTGTCTCATGAAACACATATCTAAATAACGAGCCAATGTTTTTACTGATTTAGTTGCAGAAAAGCTAGAATTCGGAGCGGAACTTGAAAAACCCATAGTGTTTAAAGCAATGACAGAGGTTCGTTTTTTGCTTTGGTTGATCTGATCAACTTGGCTTGACTGAGTTTGCGGCTGACATGAAGTATCACCTTCGGTTGGAGCTGCTTGGGCTGCCTCTGAAGCAAACTGCATTATCCTCTTCACCTGTAAATAAGATCAATTATCAAACTTAGCACAACAGTTTTCAGTATAGGTTGCATCATATACCGTTATGGATTACGTACTGGTCATTTAGGTATTTCAGTTATCTAATAAATGATTTCTTGAAACCTCTTACATTTATGCATGAATCAATTAAGAGGAAATCACTTTAAATTATCCGGTAATGTTAGAATAGAAATAAACTTTGTATTATAGCAATAAAACATGGCACATGAATTACTCTATTGAacagttttttaaaaaatcatacaGTGAAATTAAGTAAACGTTACAGTATTATCATTTTAGAATTGAAACCACAAACTATTCTTAGAAAGACATGCATCAGAAagcaggaagcactggacagctgctTTATGCTAGTTCAGGCTTCTTCGATCAGATTATACTAATAAATCAAccatattaaatatttttttataaagtggAACAGCACAAAGTTATGGACAGTGAAACAGAAATAAACTATGTATACATGAATATCTAACTTGTTTCAATTCGACAATAATGTTTAATTTTGGTGAATTATAACATAAACAGGAAGTTTGATTCTGTATGATTCCTAAAGAAGGTGGATTAATTTAAACTCAATGCACTTGTTCAACGTTCCTAATATTTTTATTCTACTAGTTGAATTTAAAGTTTGTTTCTATCCAATTAATTGTTAGAGTATGTGACAAATTCAAACATTCTCAGTAGTAAGGACATTATTAAGTCGAAATAGATTTTTCTAGAGTTTGGGATTTTCGATGTAAAAGGATTCTCGAGCTACCtatttttttgaaagaaaagTTCAGTTATATTCTCCCAGACTTAGGTAATCTGTTAAGAAAATAGATACTGAATGTCTGGTTTCAACTTATTTCTTGGTTATAATTATATTCATAAGTTCTCAAAACATCATATTTCTACCAAAATTTATTATCTTAAGATCTTAACATAACCAATAGAAGGAATCCTTCGCAAACGAACAAAAAGTCTTTGCCTTCAATGACATCTGTGCTATTCTTCTAATCTACACCATAAAAAGTGTAAATAGACCTCATTCTCTTATCTGATAACACCATTTATTCTTAATTGTTAACTCAGTATTATGATGGCCAGTTTTTGAAATAGTTAAACATTGAGGTAGGAAGGCATAAACTATGtcaagaaaataaaaattagaGAAATGAACTTGCTATTTGCGATTAAAAATAATTCAGCTTACTGGCTTTCATAGATAGTCAACGTGGTGTAACCATCTGAGCTCATTCATTTATGTGTTCCTAATGTGAACTTTCAATGTGTCAAACACAGTTTGATCAATGAATACATATGACTACTCTGTGAAGAATTTAAAGTCAGAGTTTATTCCtattaatttgaaaatttatCATCTTCTTAGATGAGTAATTTATTTTAGTCTAAATTTCTCATCAAAACAATTTTATTCACTGCTTTTTTGCTTTTCAACAGAATGCGAATAGAACCTCATTCAAAGTAATCCTTATCAttcaattttaatatttatacaaTATATATGGAATTATATTAGAATTTACAAAATCCAAAATCGACTGCATCAACCAAGGAAACGACTGTCACTTATCacgaaataaagattcgaattTAGTTTAAAGTGTCATACGTCTGTGATGAAAACAGAATATTGGGAGTTCAGTAATTACattgtgtgtgctactgatgtggacagatataagtagcatgtgaAATGTCTgatggcagaaggttaagaagatcgaagaaaagagaacgagaacagtgagtgattggtatgggaacgaaagaacaatgaagtctgaggcGATTGACTGGTATTTCTcagatgaagtatttaatgtatgattctcagattttactgaaagattctgtaattttgtgttcaattaCATTCGATTTTTTCCactcgtgttctcgttcactacaacatcTTAAAGACAATTTCGTAAtggatacaagtatttatgaataaatatattaatgagACTGTGTATTTAGAATATTTTAAGATCCTCAATAAACGTTCGCTGAATTCGGGTTCAAATTAAGTAGAAGTATTCGAAACCCTGAAAATAGTATTTTTTTTCTCAAGGATTCAGAACTGAGTCACATAAGATTACTTTATCAGTTCATTGTTAACATTTTATCGTTGAGGCTAAGCTATATAGATTAGAATTCCCAACTCAAAATTTCCCTGGACGTTGCATATGTGACTTGTCGATAGTACTGAAAGTTAAGCTCAACGCTTATTACTGTTATTCTTCAAAATCAGGCATCTTATGAGAAGCAGTGTAATTTCACGTGCTCCAACCTAATA is part of the Schistosoma mansoni strain Puerto Rico chromosome 1, complete genome genome and harbors:
- a CDS encoding putative innexin; the protein is MDYVVTSSNTLLDSSYRKTIGKPIQCWTPQEFTRAWEEYAENYCWVASTYFIHLTRYPTSNILVSQSNFMPNGYIDTNGQRVLQPYSIFPKFSRPKAGELPSDGRLISYYQWAPILLAVQSFLFYLPCLIWRLFAGQSGFQVKRIMQFASEAAQAAPTEGDTSCQPQTQSSQVDQINQSKKRTSVIALNTMGFSSSAPNSSFSATKSVKTLARYLDMCFMRQRELRRAFILGSDQKLKKNSYSIRTQSSKSQSGFYLPEIESGVFRHGQRSVNRIHSSASSRTRSGLASELTEYEQNSTVQRLAMHQRKRCFTFSSCFRKPCRKRKSTSSYQQYSNKSSKLTPQTSLPDNLETVAMPNSYYSAHKRFDDCSQTVNELTIEEPSQNSSTCCSCWGTHTPKHPQKTRTTHIPPCRYQGNFLVRLYMLVKLIYLSNVIGQIFLLEYYTGVEYNFYGIRVLYDLARGRQWEESGHFPRVTFCDFEAKKLAQSH